Genomic segment of Perca flavescens isolate YP-PL-M2 chromosome 7, PFLA_1.0, whole genome shotgun sequence:
CTGTTACTTTACATGTAAATTTAATTTATCGTTAGGCGTGGAGGAGATAAGCTGCTGCACCGGCTTACTCTTGAATTGTATACAtgcataaataaacacacacacacacacacacacacacacacacacttctacaaAATCCCAATTTTCCAGGTGCAGAGGTCTGTAGAATGGAGTCAAAGCCACTCATAAGGAAACTACATTATTCTCCATCAGCACAGTGGAGTGTCCAAGCTATTATACCATCCACCACTAGCATGCACATACAAATGGAGTTTACCACTTGATAGAGAACGCGATGGGGCCTGAAAAGCAGAAGAGTATGAGTGGGATCCTGCTCGATCAGCGGCAGAGTAGGTTCATTTTCATATTCCATACAGAACATGCTCCACTTGTGTTGCAGTGATTTAATGCAAAATGACTGAGTGCACATTTCACAGGCACATTATACAGCATTTGGAGTTGAAAGCTCACCAGTGTGTCAACATGTGCATATTTTCTTAGATCAGTAGATCACTGTGTAAGTCTTCACAATGTATCTTCTCAAGATCAAGTCTGAACATAATGCAAATTTATAGCATAATAAAGTCATCATAAGTACATTACGGTAGATGAATTGTCTCATACAGCAGTCTCACCTGGGTGGTAAGAATAAACAATAAGAATAAAGGATGGTTCTCTCCACTCTTTCCTCCCACTGTATGCAGAGAGAAAACTGGATTTATTCAGACAGCTAATACAAACAGTGATTCAGAGTGTATACTGTGTGTGGATGAAATGGGCTCGAGAGGCTTTTCCTCTCACACAAAGCAAATATCTGTCCAGGAATAAGATATTGATTTGTCATTTCCCAGAGAAACTGAGTAAACAGGCTAAGCAGACGTGTGACCGGTGGCGGCTGATAATTGTTGTTCGGTAACAGTCAGAGGCCTGGGGAGGAAATGATTCACTAAACTACATCATTCACATGGCCGTGCATGtacctgtaaacacacacacacatcttctgTTTGGTATTCATTCAGTGAATCTTTTCTGCtcaaataaaactatcaaatacttatttccatGTCTACAGCATTCCACTTCCACTGTTTAAACAACAACACGTTTCTCGGTGTTGACATGAATGTTTGAGCTTCTCGAGGCCCAGAAGACAAGAAGCCATTTAGTTTACAGTTTAACAATTTAAATGAATAACAACAACAGTCAGTGTTTGTCTCCTGGATATGTGTTCATTTCAGCAAAACAGCATTACACATAGCAttattctcttcttttcttcatttatatatatattttttttcaggcGTAGTACAAGTAGTAGTAACATATCTATAATACAATTTCATTTTATATTGcattataatatttatatcaCTATGTAACAATATTATATTGCTactatattgttattattgtactTTTATATCAACATATTATTTGATAGCTTTTTTTAATCTCACTCATAATTCCTTCAAtctcttattttcttttcttatttgtttcattcaaatagttttttatCTGCTTTCTAAGCTCATAGCCTGTCTCTGTTCTGCCATGTGAATCAATAAAGTCttatctttatttaaacattGTGTTATTACAGTTTTACCTTGAATAAAAGCCCCCTGAGTGCTTCCCTCACTACTAGTGCAATGTGTAATCAATTCCACCAGGTGTCACCAAATCCTCACAGCCTTGGCAGATGACTGCAGTTAAATCCTCCAGCCACTGGATGGAAGCACACAGAAAAGAAATGCTGGAAAGAAGTTTTTCCACTGCAATGTAATGCATGGCATTAGGATGCAGTCTGTCGAAAATAGACAAAGAAGATAAAGCAGCGGGAATAAAAGGAGCATGGTGCATGTGATCATGTAAACagaagaaaatgttttcagtCTGTCTGCAAACAGCTGTTTTTGTTTGATCGTGTGTTTTTCTAATACTCCAGCTGTTACAATAAATGGTAAGAGAGGCTTATGGGTAACACAGTAAAAGCCGTACTTGCCTTAAGAGAGTGTGAGGCGCATCTGGAGCTGAACGACAACAGATGCTGTGCACGCTGAATGGTAGCCGACAGGAAACCAGGAAGTCCAGACTTGTATTGTAACCTTATAttcttcttatatactgtctatgcataTAATACATATATTGAGCATTGGACTgctgacacatacagtacatattgttTTAATGTAGTTTTAGAATGTAAATAATATtgtgttaaaataaaacaaattttgaGCTCTTTAACatataaacattattttgaaTTAAGTTTTTCCCCCTTAgaatattatattgtatatataaataCGCCCATTTTAGCTCTTGTTGATTTGCTGAAGATTGATAGTCAACATCAGTCGTTACTTGAACGTAAATAGATAATTATGTATTTATAACACTTGAAATTCTTCATGACCAAAGCTACCTACTTTCACAAACAATCGGTAATTGTGCTAGTAGAGACAGTTAGCCTACTTGCAACAAGATATTAATATAGGTTATATTTTGACAGACTGGCTGCTTATTGGTCATTAACAAATCACTGGAGAGGACTTGTAGTGGCTTTGGAAGTGTAACTCAAATAGTGAATGTTCCAGCAGTACAACTGAGTTTTGTTGAACTGTCACAATGTATTCAAAAATTGTTTTTGCAATTATTTCAGATTTCATGTGTGCTTCCATTAAAAGAATGCCTAATCAGTTTATTTCTCATTTAAATGATACTCAGTCATGGCTGTGGAACCAGCAGCAGTAATCCAGCTACTCAGAAGCCAGAAGATCAAGCTGATAGACATTCTCAGTGCCGATGCCGATTTTGTCCTGCAGCATGCAGACTCTCGCTGTTTGCTGTCTGCTCACGGCTACCAGCAGGTGAAAGCTTGCCGTGTTCCTAGTGAGAAGGTGACAGACCTGCTGGATCACATCATCCAGagaggtcctgaagcagcacgGGGTCTGCTGGAACTTCTGAACGACCAGGCCCTGCAGGAAACCTTCCCAAGGCTTTGCTTCATTAAGGATCTGCCAGTCAACACACTGTCTTCAGGTAGGACAAAGTCTTTTAAGTATGGTCAGCAATCGCATTGTGAAATACTGTTAGATTTCCATGTGAAATATAAACGTTTTCTCTATTTACAATGAAAAGGCGAAACAtcaagaaagagagaaacagctCCTGACTTGCAAGAGACCATTCCATCCAAAAAGATCTACACCAAAGGTGGGTCACACTACACTCAAAGCTTTTTCCCTTTAAAACATTGTAGAGACCTTCACCTACTGTACCTGCCTCTGTATCATTGCACAGGCTCTCGCTTAGTGAAGGAGAAGCAGCTGATGACCGTGGCTCGTACCATTGGCAGATCTTGGAGGGAGATTGGCAGACTGGCTCTGGACATCCCCTCcgtaaagctggaacagattgCAGAGGACCATTCGCTCCATGTAGAGCGAGTGTTTGCCATGCTGCGCTACTGGAGCACCTGCCAGAGGGAAAAAGCCACTGCTGCTCACCTGCACTTGCTGCTCAGTCAGGAAGACTGGGCGCTGCCACCTGAAAGCATCGACTCTCTGTTGGAGACTGACTGAGGCCGTCACTCTCTGGTACTTGCTGGGACTGAAACCCTGTTTTTACTCAGAATGAGTGTGTTTCTCATCATATAGACTGTCATTCCATATCAGGAAAAAACAATACTTGAAGACTTTAGTATGGAATGACCCCACAGTTCCATTTAGTACCACTGAGGCCTTTTGTTCAAGGTTCTTTATATAGCCTATGTTTACaatctatttatatttttgtcatCCAGATTGTCCATACTCTAATTTTACTATGTTGGTCTATTctatctattcaattcaattcaattttatttatagtatcaaatcataacgagttatctcgagacactttacagatagagtaggtctagaccacactctaaaattttcaaagccccaacaattc
This window contains:
- the zgc:174906 gene encoding uncharacterized protein zgc:174906, translating into MAVEPAAVIQLLRSQKIKLIDILSADADFVLQHADSRCLLSAHGYQQVKACRVPSEKVTDLLDHIIQRGPEAARGLLELLNDQALQETFPRLCFIKDLPVNTLSSGETSRKRETAPDLQETIPSKKIYTKGSRLVKEKQLMTVARTIGRSWREIGRLALDIPSVKLEQIAEDHSLHVERVFAMLRYWSTCQREKATAAHLHLLLSQEDWALPPESIDSLLETD